GGCAGCATCTTTATGCTCTGCAAGATGAACAATTGGTAACGTATCAGGAAGAACCCCGACCCATGGGGCGACCTGCCAAGCTGTGGCAGTTGACTGTTGCTGCCGATCGCTTCTTTCCTGATGGTTATGCAGAACTGACTCTCAGTTTGCTGAATTCCGTCAAACAAGCGTTTGGCGAAGCAGGGTTAGACCGTTTGCTAGAAGTGCGTTCTCAACAACAGCTTGAGAGTTACAACCAGCAGATGAAAGGCAAGCGTTCACTCAAGCAACGCTTGAATAAACTGGTTGAGATCCGCACTCATGAAGGTTACATGGCAGAAGTGCAAACTCAGGCAGACGGGTCATTTTTGTTGATTGAGAATCATTGCCCTATTTGTGCGGCTGCAACGGCTTGTACTGGACTCTGTGCGAAAGAATTAGAAATCTTTCAAGCTATTTTGGGAGATGAAACAACGATTCAACGAGTCGAGCATATTATTTCAGGAGAGCGACGTTGTGTGTATCAAATTAGTCAGAGTTAACTGACGTCTTGCACCTTCTCTCTCCGTAAGATGAA
The nucleotide sequence above comes from Oscillatoria sp. FACHB-1407. Encoded proteins:
- a CDS encoding helix-turn-helix transcriptional regulator, with amino-acid sequence MAKKTQTQETAVRTRRAIVQLLKQEGRLDAETLAARLGITAMAVRQHLYALQDEQLVTYQEEPRPMGRPAKLWQLTVAADRFFPDGYAELTLSLLNSVKQAFGEAGLDRLLEVRSQQQLESYNQQMKGKRSLKQRLNKLVEIRTHEGYMAEVQTQADGSFLLIENHCPICAAATACTGLCAKELEIFQAILGDETTIQRVEHIISGERRCVYQISQS